ATAACCAGCATCCCATTCGAAACTATCCATGAATGATGAGACGATGTATCCCATTACATTTGCACCACTCCTAAAGTCATAAATATTACACAAATATAATAAAATCGTAAATATTTATAATGTCATACATTAACACGCAACATGTTATATAATATTTGTTTGGTTATTATTGACATGCATGATTGAAAGGAGACTTACTTAATGGCTCTATGAAGATGATCAATATGACCCTGTATGTATTCAATTCTTTCATTGTCCTTTATATATAAGTGTTTAGgataatttctcttcctttcatctaTGGTACCATATCCTAAGCAAAAGAAAGTGAATCAAGATTACAATCAAGTTAATCTTACGTAAGTATACCTCTTTACCATATATTTATTAGTATAGAATTACCTTTTGATGTTACAATTATAACTGGATTCTTGTAATTTCTCTGTATATATAATGTTACATTTTCTAAACCCGTTGGATAGTTATAAAAATCCACTGGAGTCTGCAAAAAATAAAATGTAATATTAAGAAGCTTAAACTATAAGAAAATTTAGAATACAATAACAGGCATATGTATGTATATAGAATGAAGAAATATACCCGCTTTCCTAGGTGCATTCCATCCTTGTCGGAAACTGAAAATAACACAAAGATCAAATCAACTTATTACTCTTATgccaaaaaataataatatttgcTTATAGAATAATTGACCctttatctttattgtttattgggGTTTCTCATTTTGGAGAGCCGGTCATTGTTTTTCTTCGATTTTGCATGCCCGTGCTTATCGGTTGTCGCTTAATTTTTCATACATGAATTATAGTAGGCCTTATGAAATTTGGATACAAATTCGATTTATAAAGATGCAACAAGACCTATTGGGGGATTAATATCAAATCCTATAAATATACCCGTGGATAACAGCTAGACCTTTTAATAACCAGCATTAAATTAATACTACCAAAGTAAGAGGTTATAAAGTAGCTAGTTTAACTTGCGGCTTTATTCTTTTTATTTATGGTCAAGATAAGCAAAAAGATTGGTTGTTAATATGCGTGGTGAAAAAGGTAAAACCGCTACTTTAAATAGTGGCTTTACTTAAAATAAGGAAACAAATAAAGTTCTAGAtccttttaaaataattaatttacaacAAAACCCCAAAACGGAAAATATTTTCACAAATaactttaaaagaaaaaaaaaatccttaTGTGAACCAAAAACACAAAGATTAACCACATAGTTAGCCAAGTTATGATATAGCATACATGATATTTGAGCGTGGGCATCAAGCTCATAGTGCGGTATTGTTGAATTCTCTTCATGTATATAATATCCAGTGACGTAGTCTAATCCAAGAAAATCAAACGAAATTTTTAATAGGTTAGATTGTTTTGCCGTGAACTTAGGTAGTCGATCTACCACAAATGAGTGCATCGTCTCAGGGTAATCACCAAAAGTCAATGGATTTAAAAACCTATAGGTAAAGACAAAGGAATTAGTGTACAACAATACGGTGTGAAGTTTTAACTTACTTATTTACCGATCTCTTCGTCTCAATCATCTTTTTACCTTTGATTATAATTTTACtcataaaggtaaacaaatgaataagacggGCGGATATTAATATGTCTAGTTGTCGTATATACGCACCAACCACATGAGTGATCAAAGTATCTCATTGTAGCATTTACTGTTCTAGGCTTGAAATCAAATGGTTCTACCCAATTGCAAGAAACCGTAATTCCAATAGCCCCAGTTTGGGAAGCCTGAGAAATTTTATTCATATAAGTGATGCCAAACATTTGATAAGAGTGCTATGACATTTTATATAGATCATAATGATGATGTAACACTAGTAGTTGTTGGGGATTGTGTGTCGATTAACAAAGATGGATAGTCCCAAAGAGGTCATAGACTAATTAATCTACGGAATcacaaaaattaaattaaattaaaggtCATAACGTCATATAAAAAACATCTTTATATATTCTTAGTACTAAGAGTGTTCCCTTAATCTAATCCAGTAACCTTGATAATACATTAGTATACTGATAAAATTGATAAAGTTAGGAGTTGTTTGGTTGCCTCTTAAAAACATGGGACttgaaaatcccatgaattgggaTTTTAGCCACTTGTTTGGTTGCCTTTTTTTAACTAAAATGGAGGAATTGGAACTTCCTACATGAACTTAATTCCCACATGATGTAGGAATTGGCTTACCTAGCCCCCCCTTGGTCATTTCCAATGCATATATGCTTTATATTTGAGAATTACTATTCTACccttgtttaaaccatttatttattttttatattttagaGTAATTAATGTTATGAAGGATAAAACAGTATTTATTATCAAAAATCATGGGAATTAAGGTGCTCCAACCAAACAACATATAGGAACTTAATTCATGGAAAATGTGAATTACTTAATGCCAACCAAACAAGTTTAGGTTATTTCCCATGAATTACATATAGGAactcaattcatgtgaattgtaaGTTACTACATGAATTAAATTCCTACatgaaccaaacgactccttagTACGCATAATAATATTAAAGTTTTAACTATTTGATTTAAACTTATGCGTGTGATAATGATGACGGTGGTATTTAAGAATTAAAAGTGATATTATTAGAAAGTAtaccattttaaaaaaaaaaatattattaaaaagtATATCTCCCATAATTATCCACGTTTATTTATATGAAATCAATTAAGGAGTATACAAAGTTTCTTATTCTAACCTAATTTAGTTTTTTAACTGACTTTCAATGGGCACAAAGTGAACCAAGCAGTAATGTTTTGTGTGCGGGTTAGACACATCTGACATTTCTGTATGGTTTATAAACGTCTTCATATCATTACGTATATAATGTACGTAGAACTTGTCAGAGAAGAAAAGTATGTTTTACTTTAGCAGTAGATATTAACCATGGTAATATGAGCATCCCATGTTAAAttaaatattatattataaatatatgttaatttctttaaatctatttaatgattttttttgtaAATGCCTAACCAAACAAATatgatttttatttattttaatatagTTGAAATTAAGTTTTGCATCTATATGCGTAATAGTCCAGTTTTATGTAGAATTGAGCAACAAGTAATAGGAAACGAAACCTGATACTTCTGCCTATACAGTGCAACAACAGAGGCATGAGAAAGAAGCAAATTGTGAGCAACAATATAAGGTTCCGGTTGAAGAATTCCCACCAAAACATCGTGGACCACCCAATGATGGGTGTGATGATTTCAAAAGAGAGCATCGATTAGGTACTGCATAACCTGATGCATATGCCAACTCTGCGTATTTATTTGGCTTACTTATAGTCACCCACATTTTTACCCGATCGCCAAATTCTTTGAAGCATATATCAGCAAAGTCTACAAAATCTGACCTGTAAATTCAATTATCTAAGTTTATTAATACTCACTTTGAGTTCAAACTTCCCTCTCCTTTGATTTTTAAGTTATTACCTAATTTTTAGTCATCCATATATTACATGTTTTCCTTAAAATATAATTTTTTGAAATATATTTTTATAACAAATGTAATCATGCCGATATCATATTTTAAATCTTTAACATTTAAGCATATTGATAGTCTATATTGTTTAAAAATTTGACTTTGAAAGGTTAAAAGGAAGTATATATTGTACCTATAAAAAGAATTAGAAAATAATGGACGTATAACAATTTGACGGCAACAACATAAAATATTATGAATCAATCAACAGTTTGTGAATgaataaattaagaattttaaGAAGTAAACACTTGTAAAGTTGTAGTacattttcttctcttttaaacATATATTTGAAAATAAGGAATAGAGTAATAATACTTTCTTAGCTAGAAAAAGTCTTCTAGCATGACAACTTACACAATATTACTGCTCAAAAAGCTACCATATGCTTTCTCAAGTTCGTGCGGAACATCCCAATGAAAAAGGGTAACAAAAGGTTGTATACCTGCAACAATAaaaaatttatttcttttctttttcatgaAAATTTAATATAACCTTATATAGAAGATATTAAATTTTTAACCATTGGCTAAAAGCTCATCAATGACATTGTTATAAAACTCGATCCCTAAACGGTTCACGCCTCCTGCTTTAGTTCCCTCTGtatttttgaaaagaaaaaagaaatattAATTGCTACGATAGCATGCAACCGAAggtttttaatattttatttttaacaaAAATCATATGTTCATAATAGTTATTGTCTAAATTTTACTCATAGTTTTAAAATATAGTCCTCAAGCATTGAATTTTTGACATTTGTATTTCTAATAAATGCTGATACCATCTATTACTATATATTTTCTTACTTGGTAATATTCTTGACCATGAAATGGAAAATTGGAAATGAGTTAAGCCGATCTTTTTCATCAACTTTATATCCATCTGAAATATGAGATAACAAAATAATATTAATCacttatttaaataaaaatacTATTTATGCGGAGTATAAAAGACGCACTTATTAGGTTCAAGTATTATCATTAATGACAATGTATTGTAATTATTAGTCCAAAAAATGATCTTCACTAAGATGCTATGAATCGTATTTTGAGAGTCCGTTATTTATAAGCAGATAcattaatttatgtatttatgaaTGATGACAGTTCATAATATATTATTGATGTTAACTATATTGGACAACAATATTAATGAATTTCATCATATGAATTATATCTAAATTGTAATATCATTATATTTATCAATCGCATACAAGAACCTGAGAAAAATGTTTTAGGAAGTTTAGAAAAGATATATAAGTTGAGCGTCCGACTAACGCATGTTTATTCTTACCTTGTATTGATGATAAAAATCAGCACTCACATCTCCATTGGAACCATCTGATGTAGTTGATGCTACATTAACATAAGACATACATTCTATTTTagtaatgaaaataaacaagaatataaagtaaatatctaTTAACGGATTTATAATCAATTAATTTGTTTTTCTTGGGCTGGATATTATTATAGATGAAGGAAAAATGACCTGGATATTTGTGAGTGTAATAATCCCAATTGTTCGGCCCTTTTCCATCTATACCTGCTGCTCCCTCAATCTGACATAACAATATTTAATGAGTTTAACAATGTATTTTGAACAACAAAGATGTCTTAGTTAACCTACTGGTTATGTTAAGACGAAGGAATTGAAGACATATGTCATAAGTTCATGTCACCTTCCACCATACTGCTTTATGGCTTCATTAATAATAAAACGATAAAAAAATTCTTTTGTTTTTCCTTAAGAAAGTCATTAGAATTATAGAATCCTAAACTCCCTTTTAACGCGAGGCTTAATTTGTTGAGTTAGATGAATTATAAAGACGTTTATGTGAATTTGATTAGATAGATATATGTAACATTTTTTTATATGGTAAAATGATAGTTAAATATCCTATTTGGTGAAACCTCATCATTGATGTATTTCGTAA
The Silene latifolia isolate original U9 population chromosome 11, ASM4854445v1, whole genome shotgun sequence genome window above contains:
- the LOC141615205 gene encoding beta-glucosidase 26, peroxisomal-like, which produces MHLGKRTPVDFYNYPTGLENVTLYIQRNYKNPVIIVTSKGYGTIDERKRNYPKHLYIKDNERIEYIQGHIDHLHRAIKSGANVMGYIVSSFMDSFEWDAGYVLKYGLIYIDHKNGLKRQKKNSAKWFRRFLWT